From a single Gimesia fumaroli genomic region:
- a CDS encoding GlsB/YeaQ/YmgE family stress response membrane protein has translation MTLPEFIILLIVAGLCGSIGRALAGNARGGCLVSIALGFIGALLGGKIAQMLGLPEIFAVSFGGRDYPIVWSIIGASVFVAVLGLLSGRSRS, from the coding sequence ATGACGTTACCAGAATTTATTATATTGTTGATCGTTGCCGGGCTTTGCGGAAGCATCGGACGGGCGCTGGCTGGAAATGCGCGGGGTGGCTGTCTGGTTTCAATTGCCTTGGGCTTTATCGGAGCTCTCCTGGGAGGCAAGATTGCTCAGATGCTGGGATTACCCGAGATTTTTGCTGTTTCCTTCGGCGGTAGAGATTATCCGATTGTCTGGTCCATTATTGGTGCGTCTGTTTTTGTCGCGGTCCTGGGATTACTGTCAGGCCGCTCTCGCTCCTGA
- a CDS encoding sialidase family protein, with protein sequence MRSLALIFFSLITITLFSGSANSCFAEDNDPALVAPPVNTAPGKEYADDTRMFQGIPGLERSANGRLWALWYAGGTGEGELNYVTLVTSGDDGKTWSGPKLVIDPPGPVRAYDPAIWHDPSGRMWVFWAQSYRWWDGRSGVWAITTDESDKENPKWTEPRRLCNGIMMNKPTVLSNGDWLLPVAIWKQKAKDSIEHRFDLPEERGGNIFISKDNGKSFQLLGQTDVPHRTFDEHMVVERKDKSLWTLVRTSYGIGESISTDGGKTWSVGKESAIPHINARFFIRRLNSGNLLLVRHNPKNKKTRRDLTAYISTDDGKTWQGGLLLDERPGVSYPDGVQSDDGTIYIIYDYSRTGDKKILMATFTEADVLAGKPVSGKMRQRVLINQATGKK encoded by the coding sequence GTGCGCTCACTTGCTCTGATTTTCTTCTCACTGATCACAATCACCCTATTCTCCGGGTCTGCGAATTCCTGTTTTGCTGAAGACAACGACCCTGCTCTCGTCGCTCCTCCCGTGAACACGGCCCCTGGTAAAGAATATGCCGACGATACTCGTATGTTCCAAGGCATTCCCGGACTGGAACGTTCAGCCAATGGGCGTCTCTGGGCACTCTGGTATGCGGGTGGTACGGGTGAAGGGGAATTGAACTACGTGACACTGGTCACCAGCGGCGATGATGGAAAGACTTGGTCTGGTCCCAAGCTCGTCATCGATCCTCCTGGTCCGGTGAGAGCATATGATCCGGCGATCTGGCACGACCCCAGCGGACGAATGTGGGTCTTCTGGGCCCAGTCTTATCGCTGGTGGGATGGCCGCAGTGGTGTCTGGGCGATTACCACTGATGAATCAGACAAAGAAAACCCCAAGTGGACTGAACCCAGGCGGTTGTGTAATGGTATTATGATGAATAAACCAACGGTACTTTCAAATGGAGACTGGCTACTTCCAGTGGCAATCTGGAAACAGAAAGCCAAAGATTCGATTGAGCACCGTTTCGACTTACCGGAAGAACGAGGCGGAAATATTTTCATCTCAAAAGACAATGGCAAGTCGTTTCAACTACTGGGACAGACCGACGTCCCTCACCGCACCTTTGACGAGCACATGGTCGTGGAACGAAAAGATAAGAGCCTGTGGACCCTCGTCAGGACCAGTTATGGCATCGGAGAATCCATTTCCACCGATGGCGGGAAAACCTGGTCAGTCGGTAAAGAGTCTGCCATCCCTCACATCAATGCCCGGTTCTTTATTCGCAGATTGAACTCAGGAAATCTACTACTGGTACGGCATAATCCCAAAAACAAAAAAACACGCCGGGATCTGACTGCATATATTTCGACCGATGATGGAAAGACCTGGCAAGGTGGCCTGCTTCTGGATGAGCGTCCCGGCGTCTCCTACCCCGATGGCGTACAGAGTGACGACGGCACCATTTATATCATTTACGATTACTCACGAACCGGTGACAAAAAAATCCTGATGGCGACCTTCACAGAAGCAGACGTTCTCGCCGGAAAACCAGTTTCCGGAAAAATGCGGCAGCGCGTACTGATCAACCAGGCTACCGGGAAGAAGTAA
- a CDS encoding 3-keto-disaccharide hydrolase, with the protein MRSFFVIAVVISLIINANTLCAEQPQAGYTPLFNGQDLTGWTLKRANRKGYHVKDGKLICPADGGGFLFTKKEFGDFSLQFDFKLTKAANNGIAIRCPLVDQRPAYEGIEIQVLDNVGYPKKLKPTQYHGSVYDVIPAKKGALKPVGEWNHEEIIYRGSKITVIVNGVTILNTDLSDIKDTKVLDKHPGLKNKRGHIGLLGHGSHVEYKNIQIKEF; encoded by the coding sequence ATGAGATCGTTTTTTGTCATCGCCGTTGTTATCAGCCTGATCATTAATGCTAACACGCTTTGTGCAGAGCAACCACAGGCAGGTTACACACCCTTATTCAATGGTCAGGACCTCACCGGTTGGACTCTCAAACGCGCCAATCGAAAAGGATATCATGTTAAAGATGGCAAGCTCATCTGTCCGGCGGATGGTGGCGGGTTTCTGTTCACAAAAAAGGAATTCGGTGACTTTAGTCTCCAGTTCGATTTCAAATTGACGAAAGCCGCAAATAATGGAATCGCCATTCGTTGTCCCCTGGTTGATCAGCGTCCGGCATATGAAGGAATTGAAATCCAGGTTCTGGATAACGTTGGCTACCCCAAGAAACTCAAGCCGACACAATATCACGGTTCTGTTTATGATGTGATTCCTGCGAAAAAAGGAGCACTCAAACCGGTAGGCGAGTGGAATCATGAAGAAATCATCTATCGCGGTTCAAAAATCACAGTGATCGTAAATGGTGTCACAATTTTAAACACTGATTTATCAGACATTAAAGATACAAAAGTCCTTGACAAACATCCCGGTTTAAAAAACAAACGCGGCCATATCGGCCTGTTGGGACATGGCAGCCATGTGGAGTATAAAAACATTCAAATCAAAGAATTTTGA
- a CDS encoding Gfo/Idh/MocA family oxidoreductase — translation MSSKKESRRTFLKQSAAATVATSQLAAIAPASAYQSNERIRIGVIGPGRRGFGSHVKTLMKLRKEHGVNLDITAINDVYSVHRDRAVDFIKQETGQAPKTYQDYRDLLNDKDIDVVCIATPDHWHAKQVLDSLAAGKHVYCEKPMTHHISEAMDVVDAWKKSGLVVQVGVQSTSMPIWNEVRALVNEGKLGKIVQFQAESFRNSLGGMSRHNVITKEMTPKTVDWKRWLGVEEGLAPDLPFDRATFGQWRCYWPFGYGMFSDLFVHRVTAMLKATGLTYPGRVVGGGGIFLEYDDREVTDVASIIADFHEGVQGLVSSTMISQEVPIRHLIRGHHGTVLFDKNVFGKRQAYEFIPERPQVTLDSKLKREEVESERVPDQNLLHFQNFLEAVKSGDPSKVNNSPELGAAAIMVVNLGVLSYRNGKVFQVNRDSKQVHDGDQSWAANWEKMSKERSKPRHVPGWTAGDRGSILTPPKYQKLAGPWINGKAPENT, via the coding sequence ATGAGTTCGAAAAAAGAGAGCCGACGCACTTTTCTCAAGCAATCAGCGGCTGCGACAGTAGCAACCAGCCAATTGGCAGCAATCGCTCCTGCATCAGCCTATCAGTCAAATGAACGCATCCGTATCGGTGTAATTGGTCCAGGCCGACGCGGATTCGGATCCCACGTGAAGACTCTGATGAAACTCCGCAAAGAACACGGCGTAAATCTCGACATCACCGCAATCAACGATGTCTATTCCGTGCACCGGGATCGCGCGGTCGATTTTATCAAACAAGAAACGGGGCAGGCACCAAAGACCTATCAAGACTATCGTGATCTCCTGAACGATAAAGACATTGATGTAGTCTGCATCGCCACTCCCGATCACTGGCACGCCAAACAGGTTCTGGACTCGCTTGCTGCAGGCAAACATGTCTATTGTGAAAAACCGATGACCCATCATATCTCGGAAGCAATGGACGTCGTCGATGCCTGGAAAAAATCAGGTCTAGTTGTACAGGTCGGCGTCCAATCAACGAGTATGCCGATCTGGAATGAAGTACGCGCGCTGGTCAACGAGGGAAAACTCGGGAAAATCGTCCAGTTTCAGGCAGAATCCTTTCGTAACTCACTGGGGGGAATGTCCCGCCATAATGTGATCACCAAAGAAATGACTCCCAAAACTGTCGACTGGAAGCGCTGGCTGGGTGTTGAAGAAGGACTCGCTCCTGACCTTCCTTTTGACCGGGCGACCTTCGGTCAATGGCGTTGCTACTGGCCCTTTGGTTATGGAATGTTTTCGGATCTGTTTGTCCATCGCGTGACAGCCATGCTCAAAGCCACCGGTTTAACGTATCCAGGCCGTGTTGTCGGTGGAGGCGGCATCTTTCTTGAATATGATGACCGCGAAGTGACAGATGTGGCATCAATCATTGCCGACTTCCACGAAGGCGTACAAGGACTCGTTTCCAGCACCATGATTTCTCAGGAAGTCCCCATTCGGCATCTGATTCGTGGACATCACGGCACGGTTCTATTTGATAAAAACGTCTTTGGGAAACGGCAAGCATACGAGTTTATTCCGGAACGTCCACAAGTCACTTTGGATAGCAAACTCAAACGGGAAGAAGTAGAATCGGAACGTGTCCCTGATCAGAATTTACTGCATTTCCAGAATTTCCTGGAAGCCGTCAAGTCTGGTGATCCATCTAAAGTCAATAACTCTCCCGAACTGGGGGCGGCTGCGATCATGGTGGTCAATCTGGGAGTGCTCAGCTATCGAAACGGCAAAGTCTTCCAGGTCAATCGCGACTCAAAGCAAGTCCACGACGGTGACCAGAGTTGGGCGGCAAACTGGGAAAAAATGTCCAAAGAGCGCAGTAAACCGCGACACGTGCCCGGTTGGACAGCCGGAGATAGAGGCAGCATCCTGACCCCTCCCAAGTACCAGAAACTGGCTGGCCCCTGGATTAATGGAAAAGCACCGGAAAATACCTAA
- a CDS encoding ABC-F family ATP-binding cassette domain-containing protein — MATLIEISNVTKSYGAQELLKEASIALADEQKIGFIGRNGAGKSTLLRILLEDETVDSGQIIRHPNLRVGYLRQHDPFKPGESALDFLMRDSGQPDWRCGAVAGQFELKGRFLNGPVKELSGGWQTRVKLAALLLHEPNFLMLDEPTNFLDLRTQLLLEDFLKDYRGACLVVSHDRSFLKAICTQTLELKRGKLTLFNGNVDQYLENQEILKERDERTNATVLAKRRQLETFIAKNKAGANTASQARSKEKQLARLTLTEIEGAESTVNIIIPQTENRQGIALACEDLAIGYPDLRVAENITLEIEHGARAAIVGDNGQGKTTFLRTITDSLPPLDGNLKWGYHCNVACYAQHVYTSLPDSQTIRDYLELESAPGTTTQQILAVAGSFLFKEQALDKPIKVLSGGERARLCLAGILLGKHSILILDEPGNHLDVETVEALGNALVDFQGTVIFTSHDRHFMSKVATDVIEVANGSVKSYEGDYDAYLYRVKKEVADGHREQNQASVAQQEQKTSGPREKGLGGKIKNARKELSAIERKIAQLDEKRNEINDKFLKATNPETAEELHTEMQPLVDEIGELEIRWMELYEFLEQ, encoded by the coding sequence ATGGCTACCCTGATTGAAATATCAAATGTGACAAAGAGTTATGGTGCTCAAGAACTTCTGAAAGAGGCCTCAATTGCGCTCGCTGATGAGCAGAAAATCGGCTTCATCGGGCGAAATGGGGCCGGGAAATCGACTTTATTACGGATTCTATTGGAAGATGAAACTGTCGACAGCGGGCAAATCATACGTCATCCGAATCTAAGAGTGGGATATTTACGCCAGCATGATCCGTTCAAACCGGGCGAAAGTGCCTTGGATTTCCTGATGCGGGACAGCGGTCAGCCTGACTGGAGATGTGGTGCGGTAGCAGGGCAGTTCGAGCTGAAAGGCCGCTTTCTGAACGGGCCGGTCAAAGAACTATCTGGTGGTTGGCAGACGCGTGTCAAACTGGCGGCTCTCTTGCTGCATGAACCAAACTTTCTGATGCTGGACGAACCGACGAACTTCCTGGATTTGCGCACTCAATTGCTGCTGGAAGACTTTTTAAAAGACTACCGCGGTGCTTGCCTGGTTGTGTCGCACGATCGTTCATTTCTGAAGGCAATTTGTACGCAAACGCTTGAACTCAAGCGTGGTAAGCTGACTCTGTTTAACGGTAACGTGGATCAATATCTTGAGAATCAAGAGATTCTTAAAGAACGTGATGAACGCACCAATGCAACCGTGCTTGCGAAACGCAGGCAATTGGAAACGTTCATTGCCAAGAATAAGGCGGGCGCCAATACTGCTTCACAGGCTCGCAGTAAAGAAAAACAGCTGGCACGTTTGACTCTAACGGAGATAGAAGGCGCGGAGTCTACGGTCAATATTATTATTCCCCAAACAGAAAATCGCCAGGGGATTGCTTTAGCCTGTGAGGACCTGGCAATTGGGTATCCGGACTTACGTGTCGCCGAGAACATCACGCTTGAAATTGAACATGGAGCGCGGGCTGCGATTGTCGGTGATAATGGGCAGGGGAAAACGACGTTTCTGCGAACCATCACAGATTCATTGCCTCCGTTAGATGGGAATCTGAAGTGGGGTTATCACTGCAATGTTGCCTGCTATGCACAGCACGTATATACATCTCTTCCAGATAGTCAGACGATTCGTGATTATCTGGAACTGGAGTCGGCTCCCGGGACCACAACTCAGCAGATCCTTGCGGTCGCAGGTAGTTTTCTGTTCAAAGAACAGGCGCTGGATAAACCCATTAAGGTATTAAGCGGGGGAGAGCGGGCTCGTTTGTGTCTGGCGGGGATTCTATTGGGCAAACATTCGATTTTGATTCTGGATGAACCTGGTAACCACCTGGATGTGGAAACCGTGGAAGCTCTGGGAAATGCATTGGTTGATTTTCAGGGAACGGTAATATTTACCAGCCACGATCGCCACTTTATGAGTAAAGTGGCCACCGATGTGATTGAGGTCGCCAATGGTAGTGTGAAAAGCTATGAAGGCGATTATGATGCCTATCTTTATCGTGTGAAAAAAGAAGTCGCCGATGGACATCGTGAGCAAAACCAGGCATCGGTCGCACAGCAGGAACAGAAAACTTCTGGTCCGCGTGAGAAGGGGCTGGGGGGCAAAATCAAAAATGCTCGTAAAGAACTTTCTGCGATTGAACGCAAAATTGCGCAGCTGGATGAGAAACGAAACGAAATCAACGACAAGTTTCTCAAAGCGACCAACCCGGAAACAGCAGAAGAACTTCACACGGAAATGCAGCCGTTGGTCGATGAAATCGGCGAACTGGAAATTCGCTGGATGGAGCTCTATGAGTTTCTGGAGCAGTAA
- a CDS encoding O-antigen ligase family protein, producing the protein MANDANLTQDAPGEADHQQMMGYSQTLRKPATIRSPRRRSSAPTSIIGGTSAPDNAYYLFLLVNITLFLRPAELVPALANLPIYEVLIVSSFFLSLDQIKRNLQMPMLKRQPITLCVIGVLVAVALSHASHMYFYGIRTSTIAFLKTLIYYMLLVSIIDSPQRLKGLLKAVAISSSIMILLCVIDYSGLFDFEFIKHVSDRDGVSDAGETIRVFRMRGTGIFQDPNDLSVLIVTTGILCLFFFNDPSASSLRFFWILSMIILGIGLIYTRSRGGLLTLGIAGMVFVLPKYGKKAAIACAIVGMAGLTVLAGRQGKIDLNSGTGHDRILLWREGLTALKSPDLFFGIGQGEYSDLAGLAAHNSFVHAFTELGIFGGTLFIGCFFFAGLGIYRLARYQSSNKGRPIFRNSELERYLPYAGAILAAWCGGMMSLSRCYVVPTYMIVGASAAYLNLAGASLAKPTPLIYWNKQHLLRLIGVSLGLLAALFVFVRIFAH; encoded by the coding sequence ATGGCGAATGATGCAAATCTGACTCAAGACGCTCCCGGTGAAGCCGATCATCAACAAATGATGGGATATAGTCAGACTCTGCGCAAACCGGCCACGATCCGTTCGCCCAGACGTCGTTCTTCAGCCCCAACCTCTATCATCGGAGGAACCTCGGCCCCAGATAACGCCTACTACCTGTTTCTACTGGTGAATATCACTCTGTTTCTGAGACCAGCAGAACTGGTCCCCGCACTCGCAAATTTGCCAATCTACGAAGTGTTGATCGTGTCTTCATTTTTTCTTTCTCTCGATCAAATAAAACGTAATCTGCAAATGCCCATGTTAAAGCGCCAGCCGATCACTTTATGTGTCATCGGCGTTTTAGTCGCAGTCGCACTCTCACATGCTTCGCATATGTATTTTTACGGAATCCGTACATCCACAATCGCCTTTTTAAAAACACTCATCTATTACATGCTGCTGGTTTCAATCATCGATTCTCCCCAACGCTTAAAAGGGCTATTGAAAGCAGTCGCTATCTCGTCTTCCATCATGATCCTGCTCTGCGTAATCGATTACTCTGGCTTATTTGATTTTGAATTCATCAAGCATGTCAGTGACCGTGATGGCGTTTCCGATGCAGGCGAAACGATCCGTGTGTTCCGAATGCGGGGCACAGGTATCTTCCAGGACCCCAATGATTTGTCAGTCCTGATTGTCACAACAGGCATTCTCTGCCTGTTCTTTTTCAATGATCCTTCAGCCAGCTCACTCCGATTCTTCTGGATTTTGAGCATGATCATTCTGGGGATTGGTTTGATCTACACTCGATCTCGAGGAGGATTACTGACATTGGGGATCGCCGGCATGGTCTTCGTGCTCCCAAAATATGGGAAAAAAGCGGCCATCGCCTGTGCTATCGTCGGCATGGCGGGCTTGACGGTCCTCGCAGGACGTCAAGGAAAGATTGACCTTAATTCCGGTACAGGACACGACCGCATTCTTCTCTGGAGAGAAGGCCTGACTGCTTTGAAATCACCCGACTTATTTTTCGGAATTGGTCAGGGCGAGTATTCTGATCTGGCAGGACTGGCTGCTCATAACTCATTCGTGCATGCCTTCACTGAACTGGGGATCTTCGGTGGTACCCTGTTTATTGGCTGTTTTTTCTTTGCCGGCCTGGGGATTTATCGTTTGGCACGTTACCAGAGCTCTAATAAAGGCAGACCTATTTTCCGTAATTCGGAGCTCGAACGTTACCTGCCTTATGCAGGTGCCATTCTAGCTGCCTGGTGTGGCGGCATGATGTCCTTATCCCGCTGCTATGTTGTACCAACTTATATGATTGTTGGGGCTTCCGCCGCTTATTTGAATCTGGCAGGAGCAAGTCTGGCAAAACCAACTCCGCTGATTTATTGGAACAAGCAGCATCTACTACGTTTGATAGGCGTCAGTCTGGGATTACTGGCAGCCCTGTTTGTGTTTGTCCGGATATTTGCCCATTAA
- a CDS encoding oligosaccharide flippase family protein: MNQRRSVKTNLIANWLNHGVSLLIGVFLMPYVLHILGDAQYGSWIFINAIAGYSGLLYLGFGQTISRYVAHYHAKQDWTRLNHVSNVIFAIYLGMGFLAILTAGILAWLAPHLSDWGAISLFEIRLVILILGLNVFVGLAGSVFGGVLMGIQRFDIERGVNLTGGIMRLILTILFLKAEWGLLTIAIIFFAITLFENLGNLFFAFRQVKTFRIGPKYLNWAILKECGSFSGFAFIDAIAWTLIEATDSILIGIFFSPAVIVPYYIALRLTQFINMPIAQIGKVFMPRAGELHANDDHHALQKLVLNGVSLSFLLVTGFFIGVCFFGNNLITTWIGPGYPQSQLILMILLGARIVALPVSTFRSVLYGMGNVKIPSLIYMGEAVTNLILSVILIQSLGLVGVALGTAIPILIAELGIILPYAMKKLNITAGQLLRTAIRPTLAPLLVLLGYSYYIPHFFEIRNSWLTLVSVATGGGVFLIGTWFVFEKGNIFLNRSVSNSLNT; the protein is encoded by the coding sequence ATGAACCAACGCCGATCGGTCAAAACGAATCTAATCGCGAACTGGCTCAACCATGGAGTGAGCCTGTTAATCGGCGTATTTCTAATGCCTTACGTCTTGCACATCCTGGGTGATGCGCAATATGGAAGCTGGATATTCATCAACGCCATCGCCGGCTATTCCGGATTACTTTACCTTGGTTTTGGCCAGACAATCAGTCGCTATGTGGCCCATTATCATGCGAAACAGGACTGGACTCGTCTGAATCATGTTTCTAACGTCATCTTTGCGATCTATCTTGGAATGGGATTCCTGGCGATTCTGACAGCAGGCATCCTGGCATGGCTGGCTCCACACTTGAGCGACTGGGGAGCCATCTCTCTGTTTGAAATCCGGCTGGTGATTCTCATTCTAGGCCTGAATGTTTTTGTAGGCCTGGCAGGCAGTGTATTCGGTGGTGTGTTGATGGGAATTCAACGCTTCGATATCGAACGCGGCGTGAATCTGACCGGCGGTATCATGAGGTTAATTCTGACGATCCTTTTCCTGAAAGCTGAATGGGGACTGCTCACAATTGCAATCATTTTCTTTGCGATCACGTTGTTTGAGAATCTGGGGAACCTCTTTTTTGCTTTTCGGCAGGTCAAAACATTCCGTATCGGGCCCAAGTATCTGAATTGGGCCATCCTCAAAGAATGTGGTTCCTTCAGCGGTTTCGCATTTATTGATGCTATTGCCTGGACGCTGATCGAAGCAACCGACTCCATTCTCATCGGTATTTTCTTCAGCCCGGCTGTCATTGTCCCCTACTATATTGCCCTGCGACTAACCCAATTTATCAATATGCCCATTGCGCAAATCGGTAAAGTCTTTATGCCGCGCGCAGGCGAGTTACATGCAAACGATGATCATCACGCCTTGCAGAAACTGGTATTGAATGGGGTCTCACTCTCTTTTTTATTAGTCACTGGTTTTTTCATAGGTGTCTGCTTCTTTGGAAATAACCTGATTACTACCTGGATTGGTCCCGGATATCCCCAAAGCCAATTGATTCTAATGATCCTGCTGGGAGCTCGTATTGTCGCTCTACCTGTCTCAACATTTCGATCGGTTCTATATGGCATGGGCAATGTCAAAATTCCATCTCTGATTTATATGGGGGAAGCGGTAACCAATCTGATTCTGTCAGTGATCCTGATTCAATCTTTAGGTCTGGTGGGAGTGGCTCTGGGAACTGCCATTCCGATTCTGATTGCAGAACTGGGAATTATCCTGCCTTACGCTATGAAAAAACTAAATATCACAGCAGGACAACTTCTCCGAACGGCAATCAGGCCTACTCTGGCCCCGTTGCTCGTTTTGCTGGGCTACTCCTATTACATACCCCACTTTTTCGAAATCCGAAATTCCTGGCTCACGCTAGTAAGCGTGGCCACCGGTGGGGGTGTGTTCCTGATCGGGACCTGGTTTGTTTTTGAAAAAGGAAACATATTTCTCAACCGGTCTGTATCAAATTCTCTAAACACTTAA
- a CDS encoding GNAT family N-acetyltransferase, which translates to MTTTDCVNQTTDMKSDINDEQSTSSSLSIKLYDGSQKEYCLKLWKTIEEQFDHVPLMCSHTWTSTWLEHYGDLVPCSFVVAFKQDVPCGICLLTEGVDQFDGPLALNTLHLGTAGEPAADSVCVEYNALLVQAEDQQAFLSDLLSTISKNKEWDSFLFDGFTSAELESWGLPLQETTIRKIESHYFDLKQIRDEEREVISGFGYSTRKNLRKNMKSYGNLTTEWAETIEEADSIFTDLVSLHQARWQKQGQPGSYASARFTEFHKDLIQKLIPTKKMGLFRVKIEGQVIGCVQVLMDRNRVLCYQGGSAEYKGKLSPGVIADYLCIEECFIRGFDAYDFLAGNTHHKQKMSTHHSYLTWAQIKRPRWKFTALNALRKIKQSMNLIKSVSQKPE; encoded by the coding sequence ATGACTACGACTGACTGCGTGAATCAAACAACCGACATGAAATCTGACATAAACGATGAGCAAAGTACGTCTTCTTCGCTTTCGATCAAGCTTTATGACGGCAGTCAGAAAGAGTACTGCCTGAAGCTGTGGAAAACCATAGAAGAACAATTTGATCATGTGCCCTTAATGTGTTCTCATACCTGGACGTCAACCTGGCTGGAACACTACGGAGATTTGGTCCCCTGCTCTTTCGTAGTTGCATTCAAACAGGATGTACCTTGCGGCATCTGCCTCTTAACTGAAGGTGTAGACCAGTTTGACGGCCCTCTGGCGTTGAACACGCTGCATCTGGGAACAGCCGGCGAACCAGCTGCCGACAGTGTCTGTGTCGAATACAATGCCCTGCTGGTTCAAGCCGAAGATCAACAGGCATTTCTATCCGATTTGCTCAGTACAATTTCAAAGAACAAAGAGTGGGATTCATTCCTGTTTGATGGATTTACCAGTGCAGAACTGGAATCCTGGGGTCTTCCACTTCAGGAAACAACGATTCGTAAAATTGAAAGCCACTATTTTGATCTGAAACAAATCAGAGACGAAGAACGCGAAGTGATTTCGGGATTTGGCTATTCTACTCGTAAGAACTTACGAAAAAACATGAAGTCCTATGGCAATCTGACAACAGAATGGGCGGAAACAATCGAGGAGGCAGACTCCATCTTCACTGATCTGGTTTCACTTCATCAGGCGCGATGGCAAAAGCAAGGTCAGCCAGGTTCGTATGCCAGCGCACGTTTTACCGAGTTCCATAAAGATCTCATTCAGAAATTAATCCCTACCAAGAAGATGGGTCTGTTTCGCGTCAAAATCGAAGGCCAGGTCATCGGCTGCGTCCAGGTTTTAATGGATCGAAACCGGGTCCTCTGCTACCAGGGTGGTTCTGCCGAATACAAAGGCAAACTCAGTCCTGGCGTGATCGCCGATTATCTCTGTATCGAAGAATGCTTCATACGCGGATTCGATGCGTACGATTTTCTCGCAGGGAACACCCATCACAAACAGAAAATGAGCACACACCACAGTTACTTAACCTGGGCACAAATCAAGCGTCCCCGCTGGAAATTCACTGCATTAAACGCCTTACGGAAAATTAAACAATCAATGAACTTGATTAAAAGTGTCAGTCAGAAACCGGAATAA
- a CDS encoding glycosyltransferase, whose amino-acid sequence MSTIEASEIQTKPIPEMTDSRRLRVCHLSLTLCTGGLERLLVDFARYHNPDQFELEFIALGETGQPAEEIQQLGCPVFDYPLTARGKLARISQLSHFLKGRNYDVLHTHNAYPHFYGSLAGRRAKIPAIIHTRHGRRFGETFNERLQFALASRIADRVVPVSDDTGKRCKQIGWLTDGKVTRIWNGIDVDRFVFTGPADDFTAITVSRLSPEKDLITMLEAVKLVIDTLPEFRLMIVGDGPERTKLEKKSAELHLEPHVQFLGERNDIPNLLSQAGFYVSSSLTEGISLTLLEAMSVGLPIVATAVGGNPEIVEQPDTGTLVPAADPAQLADAILVMCQQKADWQQMGQRARQRVEQHFNIRTMIKDYEALYLNVLTTTRK is encoded by the coding sequence ATGAGCACTATTGAAGCAAGCGAAATTCAAACTAAGCCAATTCCAGAGATGACAGATAGTCGTCGTCTGCGCGTCTGTCATCTCAGCCTGACTTTATGCACGGGAGGGCTGGAAAGACTCCTGGTTGATTTTGCGCGCTATCATAATCCGGATCAGTTCGAACTCGAATTTATCGCCTTGGGAGAGACAGGGCAGCCAGCAGAAGAAATTCAACAGTTAGGTTGTCCGGTATTTGATTATCCTTTAACGGCGCGCGGAAAACTGGCGCGCATCAGTCAGTTATCACACTTTCTTAAGGGAAGAAATTACGACGTTCTTCACACACATAACGCGTATCCACATTTCTATGGTAGCCTGGCGGGGCGCCGGGCGAAGATTCCGGCGATCATCCATACCCGGCATGGGAGGCGCTTCGGCGAAACATTCAATGAACGCTTGCAATTTGCCCTGGCTAGCCGCATCGCTGATCGTGTGGTTCCTGTTTCTGACGATACAGGAAAACGCTGTAAGCAAATTGGCTGGTTAACTGACGGAAAAGTCACTCGTATCTGGAACGGCATTGATGTTGACCGTTTTGTATTTACAGGTCCTGCTGATGATTTTACCGCCATTACCGTTTCCAGACTCTCCCCCGAAAAAGATCTGATTACGATGTTAGAAGCAGTCAAACTGGTTATCGACACGCTTCCAGAATTTCGGTTAATGATAGTAGGAGATGGGCCCGAGCGAACAAAACTCGAGAAAAAATCAGCCGAACTGCATTTAGAGCCTCATGTGCAGTTCCTGGGAGAACGAAACGACATCCCCAACCTTCTAAGCCAGGCAGGATTCTACGTTTCATCCTCGCTAACAGAAGGAATTTCGTTGACATTGTTGGAGGCCATGTCGGTCGGTCTCCCCATCGTCGCCACTGCCGTAGGCGGCAATCCGGAAATCGTGGAACAACCAGATACAGGGACGCTGGTTCCTGCCGCTGATCCAGCTCAATTAGCAGATGCCATTTTAGTAATGTGTCAGCAAAAAGCAGATTGGCAGCAAATGGGGCAACGAGCCCGTCAACGAGTCGAACAGCACTTTAACATTCGAACAATGATCAAAGACTACGAAGCCCTTTATCTCAATGTCTTAACGACCACGCGTAAATAA